From a single Sinorhizobium sp. RAC02 genomic region:
- a CDS encoding GNAT family N-acetyltransferase — protein sequence MTIRPATRDDFDALCSIDSIAERDAARRHSILAWLRSAECHIAESNRTVAAYGVLTYQFFGYPFIEMIMVGEKHRRKGLGEELVRHFQSKTTGAKLFSSANDSNRPMQALFGKLGFVQSGRIDNLDEGDPELVFLYRRNPDF from the coding sequence ATGACTATCCGTCCGGCAACACGAGATGACTTCGACGCGCTTTGTTCAATCGATTCCATCGCGGAAAGGGACGCCGCTCGGCGGCACAGTATCCTTGCTTGGCTAAGATCAGCAGAATGTCATATCGCCGAGTCCAACCGGACTGTTGCTGCATACGGGGTGTTGACTTACCAGTTCTTTGGCTATCCCTTCATCGAAATGATTATGGTGGGGGAAAAACACCGCCGTAAAGGGCTCGGTGAGGAACTTGTTCGGCACTTCCAATCCAAGACTACCGGTGCAAAATTATTTAGTTCGGCCAACGATTCCAACCGTCCAATGCAGGCGCTTTTTGGCAAGTTAGGATTTGTGCAAAGTGGACGGATCGACAATCTCGATGAAGGCGATCCCGAGCTCGTGTTTCTTTACCGGCGAAACCCCGATTTTTAG